A segment of the Myxococcales bacterium genome:
GGGTCCACTTTGAGCTTGCGGCTCGCGTGTTCGAAGATCGTCTCGTAGTGCGCGAAGCGCCGACCCTGCCCATGTGTCGTGGCAACCACGCGCAAGAGCGAACGACGCACCAGCTCGGTGAGCGCGCCGACCAAGTCGGGGTGGTCGATGACCCTCTCAGCGTCCGCGACGAAAAAGCCGCCACGGAACACGGCCGTCGCGACGTAGAAGCTCTGAAGGTCCGTTGGCAATGACGCGAACGACTCGTCGATGACGCGCTCCATGGACCCGTGTCGGCCGGCGTCGTCTTCGCGGCCCACGAGCGCGAGCGTCATGCGCGCGAGGAGCTCTTGCGGTGCGAGGGCCGTGGTGCGCGCGGCCACCAGCTCGATCGCCAATGGCACGCCGTCGAGGCGGCGTACGATCTCCGCCACAGCGGCAAGCTCGGTCTCGGTGCCGAGCGGCGCGGCGCCGGTGCGGAGGGCGCGTTGGACGAAAAGGGTGACGGAGGGGTTCTCGCCCAGCGCTGCGTCGTCACCGTGCAAGGGCGGTACCGGGAGTCCTTCGAGCCTAATGACGTGCTCGGGCCCGATTCCCAACGCGACGCGCGACGTGATCAGAAATCGGATCGATGGCGCCGCGGCGAGCCACGACGAGAGCAGCTCGCCGGCAAGCAGGGCCACGTGTTCAGCGTTGTCGAGGAGCACCAACGTGTGCCCTCTTCGCGTGAGCGCTGCGCGCACGTCGGTTCGACGTCCGCGGCCGAGCACCGCGCCCACGGCGGCGGTGAGTCCCTCCGCGTCGCGGACCGCCGTCAGGTCCACGAACCAAGCACCGCCCCCGCCGTTCGACGCGTACACGTCGACCTCGGTTTGCGCGTAGTGGAGCGCCAAGTGCGTCTTGCCGATGCCGCCGGGCCCGAGCAGCGTGACGAGTCGTGCGCCGCCGTCGAAGGCTGCAGCCAGCGCAGACGCCTCAGGACCACGCGCCAAGAGCGGCGGCGGCATCGGGAGATTCGTCTTCGAAGCCGCGCGGGTCACCCGCGGAAGATAGCGGCGCGGCAACTTTAAGGTGCCTTAAGGTGCGCGCGGGTCCGGCCGCCGGCATCGTCGCGGCATGTGGAATCGAGCTCTGCCTCTCGCGCTCTTGGCCTGCGCTTCGTGCGGCGAAATTGCCCCTACCGAGGCGCCTGCGCTCGTACCGACGAAGACGACGACGACGGGTCCGCGCGCGCCAACGCCGCCCGACTCTCCTCCGCCGGCGCCGGCGCCGTTGCTCGATTGCTCCGGGCTCGCCTTCGCGCTCGCGGGGGTCGATGGCAAGCTCACGCCCTACTACCGCGACGAACGAGGGACCTGGGCGCCGGGCTCCACGCTCGGCTCCGCAGCGCGGCCCTTCGCGCTCTACCTCGTCCCCTGGCTCGCGTTTCCCTTTCTGTTCGCGGTGGACCCACAACGGGACCGCGGCGGCTCCGGACCCGTCGAATCGGGCATCCTGGATATGGGCTGGGATGAGACCACTTGGGCGCCGAGTCGCAGCGTCTTCTGGGCCGGGGCTTCTACGCTCGTCGGGCTGAGCTCGCGCGTCGGCGGCGTGGCCTTGACGGCCGCGCGCCAGGTTGGGAACCGTTGGGCGCCCGTGGCGACGGCGGACGTAGGCGAGCTAGCGCACGCGAGCGTGGGGCGTGATCGCCGCGGCGGCGTCCACGTGGCGGCGATGGGTGACTCTGGCGCGTTGCTCTACACGTCGCTCGACGGAGCTCAGTGGTTGCCCATGTCTCCGATCCGCGACCTTCGCGTCTGGCGCAACGAAGTCGAAACGGGCGGGCCCGTCGTCGCCGTGCGCGAGGGCATGGTGTCGGTGTTCTTTCTCGAGCATCCCACCAAGCTGGTCGCGATTTCGAAGACCGACAGCGGGTGGACCGCGCCGTCGCGCGTCGCGATCCCGGAGAGCGTCGAGCTCGCCGTGACGGCGGCCTCATCGCGGGGCGCAGTTGTCGGCTTTCGCACCTTCGACGGTCAGCTCTTCGCCCTTACCTACGGCGTCGAGGCGGACGGCTCGTTCGGCCCCATGTCGCGCGTCGACGAAGGCCTGGAGAACTACGACGGGCCCGGCGCGCTCGCGGCCACCACCGGCCTCTGCGGGGACGACGCGCTCTTCGCCTATGGTGCCAAAGACGCGCTCAAGGCGGCGCGGTTCAAGGCGGGCGCGACGCCGCAGGTGGAGATCGTGGGCCCAGCCGCGGGGCCACCGTCCTCGGTGCTGGTCGAACGACACGTTCCCTATCGCGATTGACTACGCGGAGACTCCGCGCTCGCCTAGGCGCTGGGAGGCTCGCCATGAAGGTGCTCGTGACTGGCGGAACGAACGGGATGGGGAAGGGGGTCGCGCGAGCGCTCGCCGCGCGCGACGACCGGAGCCACCACGTCATCATTCTGGGCCGCTCGAAAGAGCGAGGCGAGTCCACCGTCGCGGAGCTTCGGCGCGTCACCCAGAATCCGAGCCTCTCCTTCGTCCAGTGCGACCTCACCAAGCTCAGCGACGTCAAGAAGGTCATCGCGGAGCTTCGTGCCGGTCACGAGTCCCTGGACGGCGTCTTTGTCAACGCCGGACTCGGGTACGCGGCGAAGCGGGAAGAGACCGAAGACGGAATGGACCCGCATTTTCAGGTGAACTACCTCTCCCAGTTCATGCTGACGCTCCACCTGCTCGAGCCGCTCGAACGGTCCGCGAGCGGCGGCCGAGTCGTCTTCAACGTCACCGAGGGAGGCCGCATCTTCTGGGATGACCTGCAGATGCGGAAACACTGGGGCTTTGAAGACGGCATCCATCAAGCCATGGTCGCCAAGAGGATGTTCTACCGTCGGCTGCATGAGCTCGCTCGGAAGGTCGCGGCGACGCGGACCTCCTTCTACGGCTTCGAGATACCGAAGACCGTGTGGACCAACCAGATCAACATCATCCCGACCCCGATGCGCGCGATGGCCACGGTCGTGAAGTGGTTCGGTGGATTCATTTCCATCGAAGAGTGCGGCGAGCTCATGGCGCCGCTCTTCACGGAAGATCAGGAGACGAGTTTCGGGCGGTCCGGCAAGTTCATGACGTCTCGCAAGGGGCGTTTCGTGGAGAAGCCGGAAGACGGAGCCGTGTTGGACCGAGCGATGCAGGAGAAGCTTTGGAGCCTCAGTCTCGAGCTCTGCAAGGACGACGAGACGAGGCGAATCGCCGACGAGCTCTGTCGAGCCGCGCAGAGCGGGTAGGCTCCGCTCTTCCCCTCACGGCGTGGGCGCTTGCAGCGAGACCCGCTTGTCGAAGAACGCAACGTGAAGCATCAGCGGCCAGTCGGGGCTCGCGTCGATGAACGGCTCAAGATTCACGGCCCGCACGGCGTCGGCGAGGCAGCGCTCACCCTCGGCCGAGAGCTCCGGGCCCGGCAGGCGCCTGGCGGCCTGGTAGCCCCGTCTGGCTTCTGCGCGGAAGATGATCGCGCGGCCTGGGTCGAAGGCCGCGCAACGTTGCGCTACCGAACTCTCGAGCGCCAAGCGCGCCGCGCGACTGGCGACGTTGACCGCGTACATCTTCTTCGCGGGGCTGCTGCCGGTGCCGAATCCCGTGCTGGGGTGTTCACAGAGCTCTCGGCTTGGCGCCACGAGCGCGCTCGCACGCTCAACGATGCATCTCGTGAGCTCCACCGAAGCCGGCCGATCGGCGGGGACGCGTGGGGCGGAGCACACCGGGTCAAACGTCACGTACGCATTGATCTCCGTCGATGGATCGCGGTGCACGCGCTCGCCCTCTTGAGCCACGCACTCGGCGAGCGCGACGTGGGCGTCTTGCCAGACGATGTGCAGCAGTTCCTCGTCGCGTGTCTTGATCGTGTCGAGCCAGGGAATCGGTTTGCCGACGGCTGGCCCGGTCTCGCCGGTCGCCGGCGCGGAGCCGCAGCCCATCACGAGCGCGAAAGCGAACGCGGCACGCCTCATCGGCTCATCGTCCCACGGTTTCGGAGAGCGTCGGCCTCCCGTACCGCGACTGAGCGCGCGCAGAAGCGCGGCCTATTTCCTGCGCCTTTCGCGCACCTGGGTGGGGCTCCGCAGGCTGATCTGGATCGCGCGCCCACGCGCCGCTGCGCACAGTGTACGCATGAGGCGCGATTTGCCCATTTCATCGGCGAAGCGGCGTGGCATCGAAGCTGCAGCCACCCTCGCATCGAAAGGCAGGTCTCCGATGCGCTCCCTTCTCATCCTTGGCTCCATGGTCGCTCTGTTCTCCGTGGCGTGTTCGCAAGGCGAGGAGGCCGCCACCGGTGAGAACGAAGGCGCCGTCGTTGGCGGAACCAGCGAGACCGGCTGCAGCGCGCCCGCGGGCAAAGCCATCGTGACGTTCTCGACCGACCGGCGGTCCGCGACGGCGACCGCGCCCGATCCGAACGCAATGATGACCGAGTGCGTGATCAACGTGCAAGAGGTCAAGGTGCTCGGCCTCGCCGCCGCGCCGCAGGAGAAGATCAACCGTGCCCTCGGCACAGTCATCAAGGCCAGCGGCTTCAACATCAGGGCTTGCGAAGAGCCCTTCGAGGTGGATGGTCGCGCGCAGGTGCAATACAACGCCGACAATCTCTTGAGCGTCGCCACCTGGATCGGCTCGTATTCGTCTGGCGCGGCGCATCCCAACAGCTACGGCGCGTTCATGTCGTTCGACCTCGAGAGCGGCGAGCGCCTCCAGCTCAAGGACGTCATCACGCCGGAAGGCAAAGAGACGGTCAAGGCCGAGCTCCTCGCTGCCATCAACCGCACGAAGGACGACGCTGACACCAAGGCCCTGTGGGTCGGAGCTGCGACGAGTCTCATGTCGCAGTCGAGCAACGTCATCGAAGACTTCACCATCGCGAAGACGGGTCTTCGCTTCCGCCTCGACAACCACGTCGCCCACGTGATGCAAGGCGCCGTTCGCGACAGCGGCTACATCGTGCCGTTCGCGAAGATCAAGCAGTTCATCAAGCCCGGCACCTCCATCGCGAAGCTCGCCGGCGTGCGCTGAGTTGGCAAAGGAGGGGGCCTTCACCGCTCCCTTCTCACTCTGGTCACGCGGACTGGTCACGCAGACTGGTCACGGGGAGATGCGTCGCTTAGGCTGCCCACTAAGTTCGGGCCGCCGTGAACGACGCTCTGCTCCTTGTGATTGGCGGTTTCTGCCTCTACGTCGGGGCCGAGTGGCTCGTCCGGGGTGCCTCGGGTCTTGCCGCGATGTTGGGCGTACGTCCGCTCGTGATCGGGCTCACCGTCGTCGCCTACGGGACCTCGGCTCCGGAACTCGTCGTGGGCATCGGCGCCGCGTTGTCACAGAAGGGAGCCATCGCGCTCGGCAACTCGGTGGGCTCCAACATCGCGAACATTGGCCTGATCCTGGGGCTCACGGCGCTCATCGCACCGCCGACCGTGGAAAGGGGCCTGCGACGTCGCGACTTGCCAGTGCTGGCCGCGTCGACGCTGGCGGTACCCGTCGTGTTGCTCGACGGTCGCGTGAGCCGCTGGGAAGCCGGCTCGCTGCTCCTCTGCGCCTTCGCCTACTCGGCGTGGACCCTGATCACAGCCAAGGCGCAGAATCGCTCCGCACTCGAGGCCGTTCGCGACGCGAGTGAAGGAGCTGGGGGTCCTGCGCCACGCAAGCGGCTCGCCCTTGTGGCCACGACCGTCGTCGGTTTGCTCGCGCTCCTGGGCGGTGGCAAGGTCTTCGTCGATGGCGCCGTCGGTGTGGCCCGCGTTCTCGGGATGAGCGAGCGCGTCGTTGGCTTGACGATCGTCGCGGTGGGGACGTCGGTGCCGGAGCTCATGACATCTGTCATCGCCGCGCGCCGCGGCCACCCGGACGTCGCCGTGGGCAACGTCGTTGGCTCGAACATTTTCAATACCTTGCTCATCCTCGGCGCGGCGGGCCTTGTCGGCAGCGTCAGCCAGCCGCTCCGCGAGGTTTGGCTCGATCTCACGGCCCTCGTCGCGCTCACTACGGTCGGCCTGATTGCGATGCTAAAGCCGCGGATCACGAGGCGCGTCGGCGCGCTTCTCGTGGCCGGATACGTGGCCTTCTTGCTCGCGCTCGTGCTGACGCCACTGGCCGGGTGAGCGAAGCGGCCGCGGGCCGAGGGTCGCGCTCGTCGGATGTCGGCGACGTTCGCCGAATCGATGCGACACTTTGCCTCGAACGCATTCGAGGGCGAGGTCTCCATGAAGGTCGAACGTGTCGCTTCGTTTTCCGAGTGGGGGAAGCCGGGCTCGAGTCCCGTGCTCGATCCGCTCTTCGCCTCCGTAGGGTCTTGCCCTGCGGGGAGTCGAGCGGATCGCGAGGGGCAGCGATTGCTCTGGCTCTCGTCGTCTCGCGTGACGTTGCACACGGCGCCGCCAGAAGACGCGCCCAAGGCTGCGCCCGCCGTCAAGAGCAGAACGTGGAAGCTCGCGCCCTTCGCCAAAGGGGGCGACATCCTCAACGTCGCGCTCGCGGCCGACGCGAACAAGGCCTGGGCGCTCCTCAGTGACTCGTTCATGCGCGCCGTAGGGCGCTACGTCGCGAGCGTCACGTTGGACGGCAAGGTCGCCAAGTGGAGTTCGCTGAAGCAACCGCTCAAGTGGTCGCCGTATTCGCACGGCGGCATGACCGTCGATGCCATCGGCGCCGCCACCGCGAAGAGCGTCTTTGTGTACGCGAGCAGCCACTCGGAGGCGTCGCTCGGGCCCCTCGGTGGGCGAGCGGCGCGCGTCGCGCCGGGCCGCGCGACGTTTGACGCGACGAGCGTGATGGTATTTCTCCCGAAGAAGAAGCGCATGGTCTTCTACGACGCCGCCGGCCAAGAGTGCGACGGCTTCTCGCTCGTGCCGCGGCTCCTCGGGCCGCTCAAGACGATCGGTTCGGTGGCGGCCATTGGACTTCGCGGACGTGACGTATGGCTCTACGGGTATCGCGCCATCGCGCGCCTCCGGCTCGACGTCGATCCGCCGCGCCTCGTCATGCCGACGGCGCCGAAGCGCGGTTCATCGGCGGCCACGCCGACGCTCCCGAAGGGCTCGTACGGCGCGGTGGAGGACGGCGTGAACTTCCTGCGAGGCGGCTCGGCGCCGCCGCTCGCGCTCGAGTTGGTGCGGGCGTGGGATCTGAACGAGACACCGGTCTTCTCAAAGCCGTCGCGTTTCGGAGCGCTCGCGCTAAGCGGCGACGTCGTCACGTTCTACAAGCGCAAGGACGACAAGCTTCGCGCGAGCTTCGATTTTCTCGCGCGCGCCGTCGAGGTCACGCTCGTGGACGCGCCCGCCAGCGCACGCACCAAGACGCCGGATCGCGTCGTGCTCGCCGAGTTGCGCACGCCGTCGGGCCTCACGCAGGTGCTCTGCCGCGAGGAGTTCGGAAAGCGCCTCCGCGACCACTGCAACGCGTTTCGCACGAAGCGAAAGAAGCGGTAGGCGGAGGGCGCGGCGACCGACGTCCGCGGTCAGAGCGCCCGCGCTAGAAGCACTTCTCTGCGAGGCCCTCCATCGCCTTTGGGCCGCAGAAGGTGAGCTCCGTGCCGCCTTGCTTGAAGCGGCAGCACGACGGGTAGCCGGGCTCTGTGCAATCGGTGCTCGCGGCGCAGAGGCGCAAGACCTCCGTCGTCTCGCACTTCGTGTTGAGCTCCGTCGGGCACGCGGCCGCGCACGCCTTCACCATAGTCTTGACGCTGCACGCGGGCGGCGAGCCGGGGCCCGTCTCGAGTCGCGCGCAACACAAGGGCGCGCTCGCGGTGCAGTCGGCCGGGCTCGCGCACGCGGCCAGCGAGGCGTCGCCCGCCGCAGAGGCGGAGCCCGCGTCTTTCGGCGCCGACGACGCCGTTGCCGCCGAGGTGGCGCCGCCGTCCGTCGACGAGGTCGAACCGGCAGGAGGTTCGCCGACCGACCCTCCGCAGGAGGCCAAGAGCAGAAGACCCACGAGCGCGAGAGCGCCCACCTGGGAAAAGCAAGCTGCGGAGTCGAAGGGGAGAGTGGAAGTCATCGTGATACCTCGCGCGGCCTCGAGCAACGCGCGTGCCGCGGTGAGACTGCAGGCGGGCGCGCTCGTGCCGCGCGAGATACGCCGGAGACCGCCTCACGCGCGAAGTATCGGGGGAGTTCGTCGACGACTCTGCGCCGTTGCACGCCGAGCTGCGCGTGATGGGCACGCGCGCGCGTCCGGACGCGTTTGTGTTCAGCGGCCCACCGAGGAACGGCTCGCGTTGATGCTGCGAACGATCGAGGACTGCCTTAGCTCACGCGCGCGGCGCACGCCGCCGTCTCATCCTTGTGGCTCGCAATGTCCGAGGCGCAAAGACCCGTGCGCGCCGGCCGGTCCGCTCACGCCTCGCGGCGTCACGCACGAGAGACCGGTTCGACACGCGATGTTCGGCCGGCCCATCGCTCCGTCCC
Coding sequences within it:
- a CDS encoding SDR family NAD(P)-dependent oxidoreductase; amino-acid sequence: MKVLVTGGTNGMGKGVARALAARDDRSHHVIILGRSKERGESTVAELRRVTQNPSLSFVQCDLTKLSDVKKVIAELRAGHESLDGVFVNAGLGYAAKREETEDGMDPHFQVNYLSQFMLTLHLLEPLERSASGGRVVFNVTEGGRIFWDDLQMRKHWGFEDGIHQAMVAKRMFYRRLHELARKVAATRTSFYGFEIPKTVWTNQINIIPTPMRAMATVVKWFGGFISIEECGELMAPLFTEDQETSFGRSGKFMTSRKGRFVEKPEDGAVLDRAMQEKLWSLSLELCKDDETRRIADELCRAAQSG
- a CDS encoding calcium/sodium antiporter, whose protein sequence is MNDALLLVIGGFCLYVGAEWLVRGASGLAAMLGVRPLVIGLTVVAYGTSAPELVVGIGAALSQKGAIALGNSVGSNIANIGLILGLTALIAPPTVERGLRRRDLPVLAASTLAVPVVLLDGRVSRWEAGSLLLCAFAYSAWTLITAKAQNRSALEAVRDASEGAGGPAPRKRLALVATTVVGLLALLGGGKVFVDGAVGVARVLGMSERVVGLTIVAVGTSVPELMTSVIAARRGHPDVAVGNVVGSNIFNTLLILGAAGLVGSVSQPLREVWLDLTALVALTTVGLIAMLKPRITRRVGALLVAGYVAFLLALVLTPLAG